In Primulina huaijiensis isolate GDHJ02 chromosome 4, ASM1229523v2, whole genome shotgun sequence, a genomic segment contains:
- the LOC140975633 gene encoding uncharacterized protein has translation MVVTSGKSMLSITYSTEILDGEPIYVCSNGLPVKALSLEPAGLAFHTAALRLIGHFEEIQTEKNGKDVSEDKETVYVQSSDSYSSKGRKKSGSESKQQDHYALLGLSHLRYLATEDQIRKSYREAALRHHPDKQAALLLAEETEAAKQAKKDEIENHFKAIQEAYEVLIDPVRRRIYDSTDEFDDEIPSDCAPHEFFKVFGPAFLRNGRWSVNQPVPTLGDDNTPFQEVDSFYDFWYSFKSWREFPHADEFELDQAESREHRRWMERQNAKLSEGARKEEYARVRALVDNAYKRDPRLLRRKEEQKAEKLRKKEAKLLAKRLQEEEEARIVEEERRKKEEEEKKAAEAALNQKKMKEREKKLLRKERTRFRSLAAPILSQHLLDLTDSNVEDLCTSLDKEQLRNLCDMMEGKEGRECAKLLRQALEVDYKDKDEKQDEKNFQQNGSVRLNGQVAQSSNEKREKPWHKEEIELLRKGVQKYPKGTSRRWEVISEYIGTKRSVEEILKAMKTVLLQKPDSANAFDSFLEKRKSVQTIASPLTTREDLPGLSNGNVSEGNASRVDNLPESSIQEGSTAVDRVTPSLDQDSWSAAQERALVQALKTFPKETTQRWERVSAAVPGKTMGQCKKKFTLMKESFRNNTGTNKQATHSDDSPNPSDHVGNSEVSDDIDVANGISLGSDEYIWSEDQEKALIHALKTFPKDTNQRWERVAAAVPGKSVDLCKKKVALLKENFRNKKSAV, from the coding sequence ATGGTGGTGACTTCCGGGAAAAGCATGTTGTCGATTACATACTCCACTGAAATTTTAGACGGGGAACCGATCTATGTATGTTCTAATGGTCTTCCTGTCAAGGCTTTGAGTCTAGAACCTGCAGGGCTTGCGTTTCACACTGCGGCCCTTAGGCTGATAGGCCACTTTGAGGAAATACAAACAGAGAAGAATGGAAAAGATGTTTCAGAAGACAAAGAAACTGTTTATGTACAATCATCAGATTCGTACAGTAGTAAAGGTAGGAAGAAATCTGGAAGTGAATCTAAGCAGCAGGATCATTACGCTCTGCTGGGTTTGAGCCATTTGAGGTATCTTGCCACCGAGGATCAGATAAGAAAGAGTTATCGTGAGGCTGCTCTGAGACATCATCCCGATAAGCAGGCTGCTCTTTTGCTTGCGGAGGAAACAGAGGCTGCCAAGCAAGCGAAAAAAGATGAGATAGAAAACCATTTCAAGGCCATTCAAGAAGCGTACGAGGTGTTGATTGACCCTGTTAGGAGAAGAATCTATGATTCCACGGATGAGTTTGATGATGAAATACCTTCCGATTGCGCACCCCATGAATTCTTTAAGGTTTTTGGACCTGCATTCTTGAGGAATGGTCGGTGGTCAGTAAACCAGCCAGTCCCAACCTTGGGGGATGATAACACTCCATTTCAAGAAGTGGATAGcttttatgatttttggtatAGCTTTAAGAGCTGGAGGGAATTTCCTCATGCTGATGAATTTGAACTCGATCAGGCTGAGTCTCGTGAACACAGGAGGTGGATGGAAAGGCAAAACGCAAAACTATCGGAGGGAGCAAGGAAAGAAGAATATGCCCGTGTACGTGCTCTTGTTGATAATGCCTATAAAAGGGACCCTAGACTTTTGAGACGGAAAGAGGAACAGAAAGCTGAGAAGCTGAGGAAGAAGGAGGCGAAGCTTTTGGCCAAGAGATTgcaggaagaagaagaagcaagGATCGTTGAGGAGGAGAGGCGGAAGAAAGAGGAGGAGGAGAAAAAGGCTGCTGAAGCTGCATTAAATCAGAAAAAAATGAAGGAGAGAGAAAAAAAGCTACTCCGGAAAGAACGTACCCGCTTTCGATCGCTGGCGGCACCTATTTTGTCCCAGCATTTGCTCGATCTTACTGATAGCAATGTGGAGGATCTCTGTACGTCACTCGATAAAGAACAACTAAGGAATTTATGTGATATGATGGAAGGAAAGGAAGGGCGAGAGTGTGCTAAGCTTTTGCGACAGGCACTTGAGGTTGATTACAAAGATAAGGATGAGAAACAAGACGAGAAAAATTTTCAGCAGAATGGTTCTGTAAGGTTAAATGGACAAGTTGCACAAAGCAGTAACGAGAAAAGGGAAAAACCCTGGCATAAGGAAGAGATCGAGCTGTTGAGAAAGGGAGTGCAGAAATATCCCAAGGGTACTTCTCGAAGGTGGGAAGTGATTTCGGAATATATTGGTACTAAGAGGTCCGTGGAAGAGATTCTCAAGGCTATGAAAACAGTTCTTCTTCAGAAACCTGACTCTGCTAATGCTTTTGACTCCTTCCTGGAGAAAAGAAAGTCGGTCCAAACAATTGCATCTCCTCTTACAACTAGAGAAGATTTGCCAGGATTATCAAATGGAAACGTGTCTGAGGGGAATGCTTCTAGAGTAGACAATTTGCCAGAATCATCGATTCAAGAAGGAAGTACAGCTGTCGACAGGGTTACTCCAAGTTTGGATCAAGATTCGTGGTCTGCTGCACAGGAAAGAGCTCTAGTCCAAGCTTTGAAAACCTTCCCCAAGGAAACGACCCAGAGATGGGAACGAGTTTCAGCCGCAGTACCTGGGAAAACCATGGGTCAATGTAAGAAAAAGTTTACCTTGATGAAGGAAAGCTTCAGGAACAACACTGGCACAAATAAACAAGCCACACATTCAGATGATTCACCCAATCCTTCTGACCATGTTGGAAATAGTGAAGTTTCAGACGATATTGATGTTGCAAATGGCATTTCTCTGGGTTCTGATGAGTATATATGGTCTGAGGACCAGGAGAAAGCATTGATCCATGCTCTAAAAACCTTTCCAAAGGACACCAACCAACGGTGGGAACGTGTCGCTGCTGCAGTTCCTGGGAAAAGTGTTGATCTCTGTAAGAAAAAGGTTGCGTTACTGAAAGAGAACTTCAGGAACAAGAAGAGTGCAGTTTAA
- the LOC140975634 gene encoding DExH-box ATP-dependent RNA helicase DExH3 isoform X2, translating into MLMRNKSEQEVVSRDKKDRRDFEQLSALAIRMGLHSGRYEKVVVFSKLPLPNYRSDLDEKRPQREVMLPIGLQRRVESHLRAHLSRKAMTKQDTFLTSSAVHSLSLDGLYEPEESSTQNVISETIVRRRSLQMHNKQQNWQESPEGQKMQEFRRSLPSYKEKDLLLNVVSRNQVVVVSGETGCGKTTQLPQYILESEIDAVRGAACSIICTQPRRISAIAVAERVASERGEKIGESVGYKVRLEGMRGRDTRLLFCTTGILLRRLLVDRNLRGVTHVVVDEIHERGMNEDFLLIVLKDLLPRRPELRLILMSATLNADLFSSYFGGAPMIHIPGFTYPVRSHFLESILEITDYRLTPYNQIDNYGQEKMWKMQKQALKKRKTQIASAVEEALIAADFKEHNYRIRESLSCWNPDSVGFNLIEHVLCHICRNERPGAVLVFMTGWDDINSLKDQLQAHPLFGDPSRVLLLACHGSMASAEQKLIFEKPEDGVRKIVLATNIAETSITINDVVYVIDCGKAKETSYDAINNTPCLLPSWISKASARQRKGRAGRVQPGECFHLYPRCVYDAFADYQLPELLRTPLQSLCLQIKILQLGSISDFLSKALQPPEPLSVQNAIQYLKIIGALDENENLTALGRNLSMLPVEPKLGKMLVYGAIFNCLDPIMTIVAGLSVRDPFLMPFDKKDLAESAKAQFSARDYSDHLCLVRAYDGWKDAEKKRSGYEYCWRNFLSAQTLKAIDSLRKQFFYLLKDTGLIESEESCNSWSGDEHIIRAVICAGLFPSVSFVVNKEKSILLKTMDDGAVLMHSNSVNAQESKIPFPWLVFNEKVKVNAVFLRDSTGISDSTVLLFGGNICRGELDGHIKMLDGYLEFFMKPELADTYLRLNSELDEFVQKKLLNKKLDIQSYNELLSAVGLLVSEDKCEGRFVFGRQVSAPSKKKSKETRDLGSGGGDNAKSHLQTLLSRAGHQSPTYRTAQLKNNRFRSTVLFNGLDFVGQPCGSKKEAEKDAAAEALRWLTGESQSSQETVDYMSTLLKKSKKKQQTSATRWR; encoded by the exons ATGCTTATGCGCAACAAAAGTGAGCAAGAAGTTGTGTCCAGGGATAAAAAAGATCGACGAGATTTTGAGCAGCTTTCAGCATTGGCAATCAGAATGGGATTGCACAG TGGTCGGTATGAAAAGGTAGTTGTATTTAGTAAACTCCCATTGCCAAACTACAGATCAGATTTGGATGAGAAGCGACCTCAGAGGGAG GTGATGCTACCTATTGGGTTGCAAAGACGGGTAGAGTCTCATCTTAGAGCACACCTTTCTAGAAAGGCTATGACGAAGCAGGATACCTTTTTGACATCAAGTGCAGTCCATAGCCTTTCACTCGATGGACTATATGAGCCTGAGGAGTCGTCCACCCAAAATGTAATATCTGAGACTATTGTCAGACGAAGGAGCTTGCAAATGCACAATAAACAGCAAAACTGGCAA GAGTCTCCAGAAGGCCAGAAGATGCAAGAATTTAGACGAAGCCTTCCATCGTATAAAGAGAAAGACTTGTTACTGAATGTCGTGTCCCGGAATCAG GTGGTAGTTGTCTCTGGTGAAACTGGCTGCGGAAAAACCACACAACTCCCTCAATACATCTTAGAGTCAGAAATTGATGCTGTTCGGGGAGCTGCATGCAGTATTATCTGCACCCAACCAAGAAGAATATCTGCTATTGCGGTGGCTGAAAGGGTTGCATCCGAGCGTGGTGAGAAGATAGGAGAATCT GTTGGTTACAAAGTGCGGCTGGAGGGAATGAGGGGGAGAGATACCCGTCTCCTTTTTTGTACTACCGGAATCCTTTTAAGGAGATTATTGGTTGACAGAAATTTGAGAGGTGTAACTCATGTTGTTGTTGATGAGATTCATGAGCGCGGAATGAATGAAG ACTTCCTTCTAATTGTCCTGAAGGATCTTCTTCCTCGTCGACCTGAGCTGAGACTGATTTTGATGAGTGCAACCCTAAATGCTGATCTTTTCTCTTCCTATTTTGGTGGTGCTCCTATGATTCACATTCCG GGATTTACGTATCCTGTTCGGAGTCATTTCCTGGAAAGTATTCTAGAAATTACTGACTACAGGTTGACACCATATAATCAAATTGATAATTATGGTCAAGAAAAGATGTGGAAAATGCAGAAGCAAGCACTTAAGAAGAGGAAAACTCAGATAGCTTCAGCCGTTGAG GAAGCTCTTATTGCTGCTGATTTTAAGGAGCATAATTATAGAATTCGGGAGTCTCTCTCTTGCTGGAATCCAGATTCTGTTGGCTTTAATCTCATTGAGCATGTGCTTTGTCATATTTGTCGCAACGAAAGGCCTGGGGCTGTGCTTGTATTTATGACTGGTTGGGATGACATAAATTCTTTGAAAGATCAGCTTCAAGCTCATCCACTTTTCGGAGATCCGAGCAGAGTTCTATTGCTTGCTTGCCATGGTTCCATGGCCAGTGCAGAGCAG aaattgatttttgaaaaacccGAGGATGGGGTTCGGAAGATTGTTCTTGCAACAAACATAGCAGAAACAAGTATCACCATAAATGATGTAGTTTATGTGATTGATTGTGGTAAAGCTAAGGAGACATCTTATGATGCGATAAATAACACTCCATGTTTGCTTCCTTCATGGATCTCAAAGGCTTCTGCTCGCCAA AGGAAAGGCAGAGCGGGTCGTGTACAACCAGGCGAGTGTTTCCATCTTTACCCTAGATGTGTGTATGATGCCTTTGCGGATTATCAACTGCCAGAACTTCTGAGAACTCCTTTACAGTCTCTCTGCTTGCAAATCAAGATTCTACAACTTGGAAGTATTTCAGACTTCCTATCTAAAGCCTTACAACCACCTGAACCTTTATCT GTCCAAAATGCCATCCAATATTTAAAGATAATTGGCGCTTTAGATGAAAATGAAAACCTTACAGCACTAG GACGCAACCTATCCATGCTTCCAGTTGAGCCAAAGCTTGGGAAAATGCTAGTATATGGTGCTATTTTCAATTGCTTAGATCCAATAATGACAATTGTTGCTGGCTTAAGTGTCAGAGATCCATTCTTGATGCCATTTGATAAGAAGGAT CTGGCTGAGTCCGCGAAGGCGCAGTTTTCTGCACGTGACTACAGTGATCATCTATGTCTGGTGAGGGCTTATGACGGTTGGAAAGATGCTGAAAAGAAGCGATCTGGATATGAGTACTGTTGGAGAAATTTTCTTTCTGCACAGACTCTAAAAGCCATTGATTCCCTTAGGAAGCAGTTTTTTTATCTTCTTAAAGACACCGGTTTAATTGAAAGTGAGGAGAGTTGCAACTCTTGGAGTGGTGATGAACATATCATCCGTGCAGTTATATGTGCTGGCCTGTTCCCTTCAGTAAGCTTTGTAGTG AACAAGGAGAAGTCGATATTATTAAAAACAATGGACGATGGTGCAGTTCTTATGCACTCG AATTCTGTGAATGCCCAGGAAAGCAAAATTCCGTTCCCGTGGCTTGTTTTCAATGAAAAAGTAAAAGTGAATGCAGTATTCCTTCGTGATTCAACTGGAATATCTGATTCGACAGTTCTCTTATTCGGAGGAAATATCTGCAGAGGGGAATTA GACGGCCATATCAAAATGCTGGATGGATATCTGGAATTTTTCATGAAGCCTGAGTTGGCTGATACATATCTGAGATTGAACAGCGAGCTCGATGAATTTGTGCAGAAAAAG cttttgaataaaaaattggaCATACAGAGTTATAATGAACTTCTATCAGCGGTGGGATTATTGGTCTCGGAGGACAAGTGTGAAGGAAGATTTGTGTTTGGGCGTCAGGTTTCAGCACCGtccaaaaagaaatcaaaagAAACTCGAGATTTAGGAAGTGGTGGTGGTGATAATGCAAAATCTCACCTCCAAACCTTACTTAGTCGGGCTGGACATCAGTCACCCACCTACAGGACTGCCCAACTAAAAAACAACAGGTTCAGATCTACTGTTCTATTCAATGGACTGGATTTTGTTGGCCAGCCTTGCGGTAGCAAGAAAGAGGCAGAAAAAGATGCTGCCGCTGAGGCTCTGAGATGGCTCACTGGTGAGAGCCAATCATCTCAAGAGACTGTAGATTATATGTCTACCCTTCTAAAGAAAAGCAAGAAGAAACAACAGACTTCTGCTACAAGGTGGAGGTAA
- the LOC140975634 gene encoding DExH-box ATP-dependent RNA helicase DExH3 isoform X1, with translation MIFSSTFIQKSLKFKLGAMSMATRTHSPPLLVRGFCNLRPYGFLARKGVSFAAFSPVSIVLRRHRNVSYIATATWSTSSSFSFPYTYERSLGYGRSAYDEYPSEEESDREFSSSSKQQLGDSTLDNVEEWRWKLTMLMRNKSEQEVVSRDKKDRRDFEQLSALAIRMGLHSGRYEKVVVFSKLPLPNYRSDLDEKRPQREVMLPIGLQRRVESHLRAHLSRKAMTKQDTFLTSSAVHSLSLDGLYEPEESSTQNVISETIVRRRSLQMHNKQQNWQESPEGQKMQEFRRSLPSYKEKDLLLNVVSRNQVVVVSGETGCGKTTQLPQYILESEIDAVRGAACSIICTQPRRISAIAVAERVASERGEKIGESVGYKVRLEGMRGRDTRLLFCTTGILLRRLLVDRNLRGVTHVVVDEIHERGMNEDFLLIVLKDLLPRRPELRLILMSATLNADLFSSYFGGAPMIHIPGFTYPVRSHFLESILEITDYRLTPYNQIDNYGQEKMWKMQKQALKKRKTQIASAVEEALIAADFKEHNYRIRESLSCWNPDSVGFNLIEHVLCHICRNERPGAVLVFMTGWDDINSLKDQLQAHPLFGDPSRVLLLACHGSMASAEQKLIFEKPEDGVRKIVLATNIAETSITINDVVYVIDCGKAKETSYDAINNTPCLLPSWISKASARQRKGRAGRVQPGECFHLYPRCVYDAFADYQLPELLRTPLQSLCLQIKILQLGSISDFLSKALQPPEPLSVQNAIQYLKIIGALDENENLTALGRNLSMLPVEPKLGKMLVYGAIFNCLDPIMTIVAGLSVRDPFLMPFDKKDLAESAKAQFSARDYSDHLCLVRAYDGWKDAEKKRSGYEYCWRNFLSAQTLKAIDSLRKQFFYLLKDTGLIESEESCNSWSGDEHIIRAVICAGLFPSVSFVVNKEKSILLKTMDDGAVLMHSNSVNAQESKIPFPWLVFNEKVKVNAVFLRDSTGISDSTVLLFGGNICRGELDGHIKMLDGYLEFFMKPELADTYLRLNSELDEFVQKKLLNKKLDIQSYNELLSAVGLLVSEDKCEGRFVFGRQVSAPSKKKSKETRDLGSGGGDNAKSHLQTLLSRAGHQSPTYRTAQLKNNRFRSTVLFNGLDFVGQPCGSKKEAEKDAAAEALRWLTGESQSSQETVDYMSTLLKKSKKKQQTSATRWR, from the exons ATGATTTTCTCTTCGACGTTCATTCAGAAAAGTTTGAAGTTCAAGCTTGGTGCCATGTCTATGGCGACTCGCACACACTCCCCCCCTCTTTTGGTTCGTGGGTTTTGCAACTTGCGTCCATACGGTTTTCTTGCACGAAAAGGCGTGTCCTTTGCTGCTTTTTCTCCTGTTTCAATTGTATTGAGGCGGCATCGAAATGTTTCTTATATTGCTACTGCTACTTGGTCCACTTCTTCTTCGTTTTCCTTCCCGTATACTTATGAGCGGAGTTTGGGATACGGGAGGTCTGCTTACGATGAGTACCCGTCCGAGGAGGAATCCGACCGTGAATTCAGTTCGTCTTCTAAGCAACAGTTG GGTGATTCGACTCTTGATAATGTTGAAGAGTGGAGGTGGAAGTTGACCATGCTTATGCGCAACAAAAGTGAGCAAGAAGTTGTGTCCAGGGATAAAAAAGATCGACGAGATTTTGAGCAGCTTTCAGCATTGGCAATCAGAATGGGATTGCACAG TGGTCGGTATGAAAAGGTAGTTGTATTTAGTAAACTCCCATTGCCAAACTACAGATCAGATTTGGATGAGAAGCGACCTCAGAGGGAG GTGATGCTACCTATTGGGTTGCAAAGACGGGTAGAGTCTCATCTTAGAGCACACCTTTCTAGAAAGGCTATGACGAAGCAGGATACCTTTTTGACATCAAGTGCAGTCCATAGCCTTTCACTCGATGGACTATATGAGCCTGAGGAGTCGTCCACCCAAAATGTAATATCTGAGACTATTGTCAGACGAAGGAGCTTGCAAATGCACAATAAACAGCAAAACTGGCAA GAGTCTCCAGAAGGCCAGAAGATGCAAGAATTTAGACGAAGCCTTCCATCGTATAAAGAGAAAGACTTGTTACTGAATGTCGTGTCCCGGAATCAG GTGGTAGTTGTCTCTGGTGAAACTGGCTGCGGAAAAACCACACAACTCCCTCAATACATCTTAGAGTCAGAAATTGATGCTGTTCGGGGAGCTGCATGCAGTATTATCTGCACCCAACCAAGAAGAATATCTGCTATTGCGGTGGCTGAAAGGGTTGCATCCGAGCGTGGTGAGAAGATAGGAGAATCT GTTGGTTACAAAGTGCGGCTGGAGGGAATGAGGGGGAGAGATACCCGTCTCCTTTTTTGTACTACCGGAATCCTTTTAAGGAGATTATTGGTTGACAGAAATTTGAGAGGTGTAACTCATGTTGTTGTTGATGAGATTCATGAGCGCGGAATGAATGAAG ACTTCCTTCTAATTGTCCTGAAGGATCTTCTTCCTCGTCGACCTGAGCTGAGACTGATTTTGATGAGTGCAACCCTAAATGCTGATCTTTTCTCTTCCTATTTTGGTGGTGCTCCTATGATTCACATTCCG GGATTTACGTATCCTGTTCGGAGTCATTTCCTGGAAAGTATTCTAGAAATTACTGACTACAGGTTGACACCATATAATCAAATTGATAATTATGGTCAAGAAAAGATGTGGAAAATGCAGAAGCAAGCACTTAAGAAGAGGAAAACTCAGATAGCTTCAGCCGTTGAG GAAGCTCTTATTGCTGCTGATTTTAAGGAGCATAATTATAGAATTCGGGAGTCTCTCTCTTGCTGGAATCCAGATTCTGTTGGCTTTAATCTCATTGAGCATGTGCTTTGTCATATTTGTCGCAACGAAAGGCCTGGGGCTGTGCTTGTATTTATGACTGGTTGGGATGACATAAATTCTTTGAAAGATCAGCTTCAAGCTCATCCACTTTTCGGAGATCCGAGCAGAGTTCTATTGCTTGCTTGCCATGGTTCCATGGCCAGTGCAGAGCAG aaattgatttttgaaaaacccGAGGATGGGGTTCGGAAGATTGTTCTTGCAACAAACATAGCAGAAACAAGTATCACCATAAATGATGTAGTTTATGTGATTGATTGTGGTAAAGCTAAGGAGACATCTTATGATGCGATAAATAACACTCCATGTTTGCTTCCTTCATGGATCTCAAAGGCTTCTGCTCGCCAA AGGAAAGGCAGAGCGGGTCGTGTACAACCAGGCGAGTGTTTCCATCTTTACCCTAGATGTGTGTATGATGCCTTTGCGGATTATCAACTGCCAGAACTTCTGAGAACTCCTTTACAGTCTCTCTGCTTGCAAATCAAGATTCTACAACTTGGAAGTATTTCAGACTTCCTATCTAAAGCCTTACAACCACCTGAACCTTTATCT GTCCAAAATGCCATCCAATATTTAAAGATAATTGGCGCTTTAGATGAAAATGAAAACCTTACAGCACTAG GACGCAACCTATCCATGCTTCCAGTTGAGCCAAAGCTTGGGAAAATGCTAGTATATGGTGCTATTTTCAATTGCTTAGATCCAATAATGACAATTGTTGCTGGCTTAAGTGTCAGAGATCCATTCTTGATGCCATTTGATAAGAAGGAT CTGGCTGAGTCCGCGAAGGCGCAGTTTTCTGCACGTGACTACAGTGATCATCTATGTCTGGTGAGGGCTTATGACGGTTGGAAAGATGCTGAAAAGAAGCGATCTGGATATGAGTACTGTTGGAGAAATTTTCTTTCTGCACAGACTCTAAAAGCCATTGATTCCCTTAGGAAGCAGTTTTTTTATCTTCTTAAAGACACCGGTTTAATTGAAAGTGAGGAGAGTTGCAACTCTTGGAGTGGTGATGAACATATCATCCGTGCAGTTATATGTGCTGGCCTGTTCCCTTCAGTAAGCTTTGTAGTG AACAAGGAGAAGTCGATATTATTAAAAACAATGGACGATGGTGCAGTTCTTATGCACTCG AATTCTGTGAATGCCCAGGAAAGCAAAATTCCGTTCCCGTGGCTTGTTTTCAATGAAAAAGTAAAAGTGAATGCAGTATTCCTTCGTGATTCAACTGGAATATCTGATTCGACAGTTCTCTTATTCGGAGGAAATATCTGCAGAGGGGAATTA GACGGCCATATCAAAATGCTGGATGGATATCTGGAATTTTTCATGAAGCCTGAGTTGGCTGATACATATCTGAGATTGAACAGCGAGCTCGATGAATTTGTGCAGAAAAAG cttttgaataaaaaattggaCATACAGAGTTATAATGAACTTCTATCAGCGGTGGGATTATTGGTCTCGGAGGACAAGTGTGAAGGAAGATTTGTGTTTGGGCGTCAGGTTTCAGCACCGtccaaaaagaaatcaaaagAAACTCGAGATTTAGGAAGTGGTGGTGGTGATAATGCAAAATCTCACCTCCAAACCTTACTTAGTCGGGCTGGACATCAGTCACCCACCTACAGGACTGCCCAACTAAAAAACAACAGGTTCAGATCTACTGTTCTATTCAATGGACTGGATTTTGTTGGCCAGCCTTGCGGTAGCAAGAAAGAGGCAGAAAAAGATGCTGCCGCTGAGGCTCTGAGATGGCTCACTGGTGAGAGCCAATCATCTCAAGAGACTGTAGATTATATGTCTACCCTTCTAAAGAAAAGCAAGAAGAAACAACAGACTTCTGCTACAAGGTGGAGGTAA
- the LOC140975635 gene encoding peptidyl-prolyl cis-trans isomerase CYP26-2, chloroplastic-like — protein MHSSSRLLCQIHQLPPKPLQFPATQTPPNPILRRDLTFSSLLLIMMGPVTPQPLRAETVVITPDKAIVPCVDKNPEPGKQAFLDVSINGEPVGRIVIGLFSEAVPSGSSRFSDLVSGAGGVSYRRKEFVKIMPNYVQNGGLRYYGGDAEIARKTGSKLSILDRLVDELEKQDGSCVGTKNVAKSVSLIVRDPLKPPPKLKLVAREGKLEIGQEDVGTDPNGTEFVIATKDSPELDASALVVGRVIEGMDVVERIGRVETVKENTTSPYFRVAKLIGDKRAVVAERGFNRPYSKVVITNCGLIMDTT, from the exons ATGCATTCTTCATCTCGGCTACTATGCCAAATCCACCAGCTTCCCCCGAAGCCACTTCAATTTCCTGCAACGCAAACTCCCCCCAATCCAATCCTCCGCCGGGACCTAACCTTTTCGTCGCTGCTGCTAATCATGATGGGACCTGTTACGCCGCAACCGCTGCGAGCAGAAACAGTGGTGATTACACCAGACAAGGCCATTGTTCCATGTGTGGATAAAAACCCAGAACCGGGAAAACAAGCATTTCTTGATGTATCCATAAATGGAGAACCTGTTGGCAGAATCGTGATTGGGCTGTTTAGCGAGGCTGTCCCATCTGGGTCCTCCAGGTTTAGTGATCTTGTCTCCGGGGCAGGGGGCGTGAGTTACCGCAGAAAAGAGTTCGTAAAAATCATGCCTAACTACGTGCAAAATGGTGGGCTTCGATATTATGGTGGGGATGCGGAGATAGCCAGGAAAACTGGGAGTAAATTGTCGATACTCGACCGTTTAGTGGACGAATTGGAGAAACAGGATGGGTCTTGTGTAGGGACCAAGAATGTGGCCAAGAGTGTGAGCCTTATTGTGAGGGATCCATTGAAACCGCCTCCGAAATTGAAGCTGGTTGCGAGAGAAGGGAAGCTGGAAATCGGTCAAGAAGATGTCGGAACGGATCCGAATGGGACGGAGTTCGTGATCGCGACGAAGGACTCGCCTGAATTGGATGCCTCGGCTTTGGTGGTGGGGAGAGTGATTGAAGGAATGGATGTTGTGGAGAGGATTGGCAGAGTTGAGACTGTTAAAGAGAATACAACTTCTCCTTACTTTAG GGTGGCAAAGCTGATTGGAGACAAAAGGGCTGTGGTAGCAGAAAGAGGCTTCAACAGACCTTACTCCAAAGTGGTGATCACAAATTGTGGACTCATCATGGACACTAcctaa